The Scomber japonicus isolate fScoJap1 chromosome 12, fScoJap1.pri, whole genome shotgun sequence sequence ACACTTGTACCACAGGGTGTCTCCAAAGCACAGTTTGGATTAATACTGACGGCTTTCATTATTGCAGCAGGACTTGTTTTATGAATATGGAAGAACACAGCAACCCTACAATTCACTGACTGGGTTAAATTTAGGGCTGAAACTGCTTCCTGAGAGAATTCAAGAGCTACATTCAACaacacaaaagagaaaagggCAAATATTCGCTGGTtattaaatacttaaaaaatCACTTGAGTAGCTGCATTTGTGCTAGTAATATGAGGCAAAAATTCACTTCATGTTTGGTGTGAACACGCCACAGGCTTGTAACTTTTATATtacacatctgtttaaagtgACTATGTCTGATCTGTAGCACAAGTCAGATATTTCAACTGGATTAGTAGGTTGCACAAAACTATAAAGGCAGATTCACAAGTAAGAAATGTAGTGCATTCACAATAAAAGACAGGTAAGACATGTTGTATAcaataaatgttttgtatttctaCGTAACAAATGATGTACTACCAACACATGTATGGTCAGGTACATAATACAGTAGTAATTAGACATTGTGTTGTGTCTGTAGTAGAGAAGGAGCTGAATTTCGGGGACCATGGTTATGCCAGACGCACCCCTCTGCCCggcctggaggaggaggacacagaCCGGACGGCTGAAGAACAGCAGCCCTGTACACAGTGTCAGGTCCTGAAGAagcagctggagcaggagaTGCAGCACACTGCCAGATTACAAAAGGAGGTGAATAGCAGCTGGCTTCTTTTCTTTGGCTTTCTTTTCGTTTACAGATTACTGTCTGACTTTTTTATATCGTACTATGTAACTTTGAATTTATAGTATGCTGTTTGCATCATAACCAGATTTAAAGAGCCCAGAATGTTGACTGATTCTGTCAGAAATCTGCTGTTTGCTATACAGCTCACCTGGTTATTGGATAACTAGCTCTAATAATAGTTTAAGCTGTAATGAGCCCtctccttctgtgtgtgtgtcaggcagaggagatgaagaaacGTCTGTATCGGCTCGACCGAATCGAGAAGGGCCTCCAGAACTTTCTGTTCGAGGACCAGATTCGTGCCCTTTCCCTCACCAAGCGCTCCCGACGTGCAGTCTGGTCTCCAGAGACCATCATGAAGGCCCGGAAGATCCGATGCGCTGTCGGCACCAAGGGTTACGAGTATCTGAGAGAGCTGGGATACCCGTTACCCTCCTACAGGACCTTGTGTAACCGCCTGGAGACTAAGATCATGGTGACGACAGACATGAGCTGCGAAGAGCTGGCAGAGCTGGGTCTGGGGCTCATGGCCACCTGTGACAGTCCGACAGAAGTTGTCGGGGACAATGATGAGGAAGACCTGATAGGTGTCTTGTCCTGATCCTGGCAGTTTGCATGACTCACTGACTCTAACCAAGGGGAGAATGTGCAATTTGAAACGACTGCAGATGGGATGAAGAGGACGGGCAAAGTTAGGTTTAGAATCTCATCTACGAAGGGCTTAAGCATTGATGCAAATGTACGCTTTGCCTGACAGAGGTCATCAGATGACTGATTAGAAATGTCACATGGTTGTGCTCGCAATCTGCACCGCTAAGACACGGCTTCGCTGAGCTGCTGTGAGATGCTGGGGCTATGGTTTATGCATATGGTTTCTTCTTTGGAGAAGCTGACCGGTGTGCTTGAACATGTGATGAAATGTAGTCTGAAGAAAAAGTAGCCGACCACTGAGAGGGCGGGATCGCTTAGGAAGTGCAGGCATATGATTTATACACAGCGTGTTGAATTTGCTGCTTCTGTTTTAAGTTCATATGTCGATAGCTTAAAACAAGTGTTTCCCTGCATTTACATGCACAGTAAATCTCTGGTAGTATTCATAATACAGATGTGCTTATATCCCATGTGTTGAGTATTCTGATATTATGAGAACTACTGTAGCATGTAAACACATTACGCAATAAACTGTCCTGTGCTTTatgtaaactttatttttttggtcaaatTCAGCCTAAATATTTGTCATTTGGTGAAGTGTGTAAAGCTGTAGCAAAAACTGGTATGAAAATGAGCATGTCATTTAAAAGCTGTCTGCAGAATTCAATTTGATGTCTTTAATTCTCATTTTGGTCACATGTTCAAAACACAAACCTTTGCAGTTTTTCAGTAACACATTATAGAATTTATTATTGAGGAGCACTGTGTTCAGTCAACAAGGAAGTAAAGTGAGTAAACCCTCCACTGGTAAATAACTAGTGTAATTCTACACTAGATTCATTATACATTTCAGTTAGCTGGATGTTTGCTCCGTGTTGAAGTGTTCAAATTTGCAGTGCACTTGTAGTTACCACAAAAGGGTATCAAAAAAAAGCTCAGGCAAGCCACAGGAAGTCACATgatctatatatattaaaaacactggCACTGTGATGAAATAAAGTGATCATAAAGAATCAGCTGtaattgtctgtgtttgtgaatgcATCTTACAGTTTAACAGCATTGTCATCATTAGAAATGAAAGCTTACGACTCCAAtagtgattaaaaagaaaacaaccctCACCACACCTTTCCTCAAATAGCACTGTAGTAACAAAATACTGTGTCCTGCCTGCTGGATGATGTGTGTACTTCCTGTCAAAGTTAACTTTACCCCACGCAAAACAAACCGATACTTTCCTTTGGTCCAGTGGACTTTGAGCAAATCACTCATGTAAGATAATATATTTGTTCTGCTGCTGGCTCGTCACCTGAGTTCAACTGCAATGTAAAGACAACATTTAGGTTGACATTGAAAGATGATTATGGTAAATGATGATTGTCAGTGAATGCAAGTACTGTTCTACAGTTCCTTTGATGGTCAACTGTTTGTAATCATTTTGACCCTCTGCTGCTGATTGTCATTGATTTTGGCATCTTGCAGTTGTTT is a genomic window containing:
- the si:ch73-382f3.1 gene encoding THAP domain-containing protein 1 isoform X2: MGGCSAPNCSNSTSIGKQLFRFPKDPVRKKKWVLNCRRDFEPTPHSRLCQDHFEQSQFEEIARSPAGGKKLKPNAIPTLFNVGDPPYAAITTPYILLPLKPEPEKELNFGDHGYARRTPLPGLEEEDTDRTAEEQQPCTQCQVLKKQLEQEMQHTARLQKEAEEMKKRLYRLDRIEKGLQNFLFEDQIRALSLTKRSRRAVWSPETIMKARKIRCAVGTKGYEYLRELGYPLPSYRTLCNRLETKIMVTTDMSCEELAELGLGLMATCDSPTEVVGDNDEEDLIGVLS
- the si:ch73-382f3.1 gene encoding THAP domain-containing protein 1 B isoform X1; protein product: MGGCSAPNCSNSTSIGKQLFRFPKDPVRKKKWVLNCRRDFEPTPHSRLCQDHFEQSQFEEIARSPAGGKKLKPNAIPTLFNVGDPPYAAITTPYILLPLKPEPVEKELNFGDHGYARRTPLPGLEEEDTDRTAEEQQPCTQCQVLKKQLEQEMQHTARLQKEAEEMKKRLYRLDRIEKGLQNFLFEDQIRALSLTKRSRRAVWSPETIMKARKIRCAVGTKGYEYLRELGYPLPSYRTLCNRLETKIMVTTDMSCEELAELGLGLMATCDSPTEVVGDNDEEDLIGVLS